The following proteins are co-located in the Deltaproteobacteria bacterium genome:
- a CDS encoding HAD family hydrolase produces the protein MTTTPRVQPCVFFDLDGTLTDPQDGIVRSIQYALQQLGRAVPPSASLRKYIGPPLRESFADLLGHEAKVEEAVRLYRERFGTIGLFENAVYPGIPQLLEAIAQRGWAAYVVTSKPVVYASRIVTHFGLSAYFRAIYGSKLDGRLTDKADLIAHVLASEPVSPTYIVMVGDREHDMRGAAAHGIPALGVTYGYGSRAELIAAGARWVCDTPESVYSALRDHFSQNV, from the coding sequence ATGACAACTACGCCGAGAGTGCAACCGTGCGTGTTTTTCGACCTGGACGGCACGCTGACCGACCCGCAAGACGGGATCGTGCGGTCGATACAATACGCACTCCAGCAACTAGGGCGGGCTGTGCCTCCGTCCGCATCCCTGCGCAAATACATCGGCCCACCTTTGCGCGAATCGTTCGCCGATCTGCTTGGACACGAGGCGAAGGTAGAAGAAGCCGTGCGGCTCTATCGCGAGCGTTTCGGCACCATTGGGTTGTTCGAGAATGCTGTCTATCCTGGGATTCCACAGTTGTTAGAGGCCATCGCACAGCGGGGATGGGCCGCGTATGTCGTGACTTCGAAGCCGGTGGTCTATGCGTCTCGCATCGTTACCCATTTCGGACTGTCGGCGTACTTCCGTGCAATCTATGGCAGCAAGCTAGACGGTCGCTTGACCGACAAAGCCGACCTCATTGCCCACGTACTTGCCAGCGAGCCAGTGTCGCCCACGTATATCGTGATGGTCGGCGACCGTGAACATGACATGCGCGGCGCTGCGGCGCACGGCATCCCCGCGCTCGGCGTGACGTATGGCTATGGAAGCCGAGCAGAGTTGATTGCCGCCGGGGCGCGCTGGGTGTGCGACACCCCGGAGAGTGTCTATTCAGCGTTGCGTGATCATTTTTCTCAGAACGTATGA